A window from Chitinophaga filiformis encodes these proteins:
- a CDS encoding McrC family protein has translation MYILFEYGDHISVTDRIGLEIYLHSLWQNHKELWKDQMPEADDLPKREFQPFISFDGVRAKANNFVGFIHYGNELLEIYPKVFRQMLNPNKELMHQHLFYWFSYCKKIKFPFNQSFLNNFDSDYFPELIIYLIANQINEVVNTKPYSAYEEVEEALLMPRGKINFGRYTRNLAFGKSQYIDCDYEPFVYDNKVNRVIKYCVRLLLSKTVVPETQRILNGTINVLDEVEDQVCSITQLNQIKIPTLFVDYEDVMHSCRMIIENQVYSYVEYEMKNWSVLFPMEYIFEDFISGFLKKHFNQEFDIESQKSELYLHQDPQTFNLQHDILLTNRKTKEKIIIDTKYKPRWGLSVSDKKKGVSQSDMYQMISYAYRRGTDKVILLYPNTSDKLAEDYMFTVQKSKENEHIKIKVVDIPFWSSTDHKEVESKLLTKLGSVLLSGF, from the coding sequence ATGTATATACTTTTTGAATATGGAGATCATATTTCGGTAACAGACAGAATAGGTCTGGAAATTTATCTGCATTCATTATGGCAGAATCATAAAGAGTTGTGGAAAGACCAAATGCCGGAGGCTGATGATTTGCCCAAGAGAGAATTTCAGCCATTCATTTCTTTTGATGGAGTGAGAGCAAAGGCGAATAATTTCGTTGGATTTATCCATTATGGTAATGAACTCCTTGAAATTTACCCTAAGGTTTTTCGGCAGATGCTGAATCCAAACAAAGAATTGATGCACCAGCATTTATTCTATTGGTTCAGTTATTGCAAGAAGATTAAATTCCCCTTTAATCAATCATTTCTAAATAATTTTGATTCTGATTATTTTCCTGAATTGATCATTTATTTAATCGCTAATCAAATCAATGAAGTAGTGAACACAAAACCTTATTCTGCTTATGAAGAAGTAGAAGAGGCATTGTTGATGCCCAGAGGAAAAATTAATTTCGGTCGTTACACAAGAAATCTCGCTTTCGGTAAAAGCCAATATATAGATTGTGATTATGAACCTTTCGTTTATGATAACAAAGTAAATAGAGTTATTAAATATTGTGTTCGCCTTTTATTGTCAAAGACGGTGGTGCCCGAAACTCAGAGAATTCTAAATGGAACTATTAATGTATTGGATGAGGTTGAAGATCAGGTTTGTTCTATAACTCAATTGAACCAGATAAAGATTCCGACATTATTCGTGGATTATGAAGATGTTATGCATTCTTGTAGAATGATCATCGAAAATCAGGTTTATTCATATGTGGAATATGAAATGAAGAACTGGAGTGTATTATTTCCTATGGAATATATTTTTGAAGATTTCATTAGTGGGTTCTTAAAGAAACATTTTAATCAGGAGTTTGATATAGAGTCACAGAAATCTGAACTCTATCTTCATCAGGATCCCCAGACATTTAACTTGCAGCACGATATTCTATTGACTAATAGAAAAACTAAAGAAAAAATAATTATTGATACTAAGTATAAACCCCGATGGGGTTTATCTGTATCAGATAAAAAGAAGGGAGTTTCTCAATCTGACATGTATCAAATGATAAGTTATGCCTATCGCAGAGGCACAGACAAGGTGATCTTATTGTATCCCAATACTTCAGATAAACTGGCAGAGGATTATATGTTCACGGTGCAAAAATCAAAGGAAAATGAGCATATAAAAATTAAAGTGGTTGACATCCCTTTTTGGTCTTCAACTGACCACAAGGAAGTTGAGTCAAAATTATTGACCAAGCTTGGCAGTGTATTACTAAGCGGATTTTAA